The following are from one region of the Pseudomonadota bacterium genome:
- a CDS encoding PaaI family thioesterase, translating to MTADPETWTALPNIDRLCFACGTENRCGLKMTFTTNGKRLRSLITLPDYTRGWHNLVHGGILATVLDETMSWTAIHFGKGFILTKNINIIFRKPVFIGTALTVYGEILARKNKVLRLKAEVRDPDNIVCCSGEGDFVLFDNNEFARLRLIPPEFMQEMEELFRT from the coding sequence ATGACGGCTGACCCAGAAACTTGGACTGCACTGCCCAATATAGATAGACTTTGCTTTGCCTGCGGCACCGAAAATCGCTGCGGCTTGAAAATGACTTTTACCACCAATGGAAAAAGATTGAGATCATTAATTACACTCCCTGATTATACCCGAGGATGGCATAATTTGGTACATGGCGGCATACTTGCAACCGTTCTTGACGAAACCATGTCCTGGACGGCGATTCACTTCGGAAAAGGCTTTATTTTAACCAAGAATATCAATATAATTTTCAGAAAACCGGTTTTTATTGGCACGGCACTGACCGTCTACGGGGAGATTCTAGCCCGTAAAAACAAAGTTTTAAGGCTTAAGGCAGAAGTCAGGGACCCAGATAACATTGTCTGCTGCAGCGGTGAAGGTGATTTTGTTCTCTTTGACAACAATGAGTTTGCACGTCTTAGACTTATTCCGCCAGAATTCATGCAGGAGATGGAAGAGCTGTTTCGAACTTGA
- a CDS encoding dihydropteroate synthase, translated as MASIITIPESINIMSKTIGPAIKERDPKPIQKMAIEQMEAGGDVQDLNLGPARKAGDEMMAWLVKTVEEVSDLPLALDTTNTVAIEAGLKASKRPESCILNSISAQPQSLEDRMPLVKKYGCQFVALTLSDEGIPRDVNERGMCAAEIYNKALEYDIPAERMYIDPIVLPVCVDPGQVASFLEFLPLIPDFAPGAKSTCGLSNISNGTPTELRQYLNRAYQAMHMYLGIYSSIVDAYDTEMMALCKGKIPQVEELTKTMMEGGDVDSNNLSTEMQVYYRSIKCLMGEVLYSHSWIEDLVGKYNKNWYK; from the coding sequence ATGGCATCAATCATTACCATACCTGAAAGCATTAACATCATGTCCAAAACCATCGGGCCCGCGATCAAAGAGCGCGATCCCAAGCCGATTCAGAAGATGGCGATTGAACAGATGGAAGCCGGTGGGGATGTACAGGATCTGAACTTGGGACCGGCGCGTAAAGCCGGTGACGAAATGATGGCCTGGCTGGTCAAGACTGTGGAAGAGGTTTCCGATCTGCCGCTGGCGCTGGACACTACCAATACGGTTGCTATTGAAGCCGGACTTAAAGCCTCGAAAAGACCAGAGTCCTGTATTCTGAATTCAATCTCCGCGCAGCCCCAGAGCCTTGAAGACAGGATGCCGCTGGTAAAAAAATACGGTTGTCAGTTTGTTGCATTGACGCTGAGCGATGAAGGTATTCCACGCGATGTCAACGAGCGCGGGATGTGTGCAGCGGAAATTTACAATAAGGCCCTGGAATATGATATTCCTGCCGAAAGAATGTATATTGACCCGATTGTTTTACCGGTCTGCGTTGACCCAGGTCAGGTTGCCTCTTTTCTAGAGTTTCTGCCCCTGATTCCTGATTTTGCTCCCGGAGCTAAGTCAACTTGTGGTCTTTCCAACATTTCCAACGGGACCCCAACGGAACTGCGTCAATATCTGAATCGTGCATATCAGGCCATGCATATGTATCTTGGAATTTACTCCTCCATTGTGGATGCTTACGATACTGAAATGATGGCTCTATGCAAAGGGAAAATTCCTCAGGTCGAGGAATTAACCAAAACGATGATGGAAGGTGGCGATGTTGATTCCAACAACCTGAGTACGGAAATGCAGGTTTACTATCGCAGCATCAAATGTCTGATGGGTGAGGTCCTGTATTCGCACTCCTGGATCGAAGATCTAGTTGGAAAGTACAACAAGAATTGGTATAAATAA
- a CDS encoding acetyl-CoA decarbonylase/synthase complex subunit gamma: protein MGLTGIQIFKLLPKTNCKECGSPTCLAFAMALAGGKAELSKCPYVSDEAKTILSEASAPPIRGVTIGSGANAKKIGEELVMYRHEKTFVNATGIACLISDTMPEAEIDAKISNLNNVCFERVGLTLAPDYLAIRNSSGDVGKFEALVKKALGATSKGLILMSDNFAALEAGAKAASGKGALLYAATADNCEKMASLAKETGAAVVAKGANPEEVSNFTGKIVEAGIKDIVIDCGAKDLKTMFYNDVQVRRAALKAKNRELGFPTIDFVCDMTDDPYMEAMLANIAIAKYAGIIVMSDVDKERMLPLLVQRLNIYTDPQRPMVMDEGIYEINKPGPDSPVIITTNFALTYFIVAAEIEASRVPTWLLIMDVEGMSVLTAWSAGKFVADAMAPFVVKSGIRDKINHSKIIIPGYVAQLSGEFQEELGSDWEVIIGTREASDLPAFLKGL from the coding sequence ATGGGACTCACTGGAATACAAATCTTTAAGTTGCTCCCCAAGACCAACTGCAAAGAATGTGGTAGCCCGACCTGTCTGGCTTTCGCCATGGCCCTGGCCGGAGGCAAAGCGGAACTAAGTAAATGCCCATATGTTTCGGATGAGGCAAAAACCATCCTGAGCGAAGCCTCTGCGCCTCCAATTCGCGGCGTCACTATCGGCAGTGGTGCGAATGCCAAGAAAATCGGCGAAGAGTTGGTTATGTATCGCCATGAAAAAACCTTTGTTAACGCAACCGGAATTGCCTGCCTGATAAGCGATACCATGCCTGAGGCAGAAATCGACGCCAAGATCAGCAATCTTAACAATGTTTGTTTTGAGCGCGTGGGTTTGACCCTGGCACCTGACTATCTGGCCATTCGCAACAGCAGTGGTGACGTTGGTAAATTTGAAGCTCTGGTAAAAAAAGCTCTCGGGGCCACCAGTAAAGGTCTGATTCTGATGAGCGATAACTTTGCCGCCCTTGAAGCCGGCGCCAAGGCAGCCAGCGGAAAAGGCGCCTTGCTCTATGCCGCAACCGCCGATAACTGTGAAAAGATGGCTTCTCTTGCCAAGGAAACCGGAGCCGCGGTTGTCGCCAAAGGCGCCAACCCTGAAGAAGTTTCGAATTTTACCGGCAAAATCGTTGAAGCGGGAATTAAGGATATTGTCATTGACTGCGGCGCCAAAGATCTCAAGACCATGTTTTATAATGATGTCCAGGTACGACGGGCGGCGCTGAAAGCCAAAAACCGGGAACTGGGCTTCCCCACCATTGACTTTGTCTGCGACATGACCGACGATCCCTACATGGAAGCCATGCTGGCCAATATTGCGATCGCCAAATATGCCGGCATAATTGTCATGAGCGACGTCGATAAGGAAAGAATGCTGCCCCTGCTGGTCCAGCGCCTTAACATCTACACCGACCCGCAACGGCCGATGGTGATGGACGAAGGCATTTACGAAATTAATAAGCCCGGTCCCGACTCTCCAGTAATCATCACCACCAACTTTGCCTTGACTTATTTTATAGTTGCGGCCGAAATCGAAGCCAGCCGGGTGCCAACCTGGTTATTGATCATGGACGTTGAAGGAATGTCGGTTCTGACCGCCTGGTCGGCAGGAAAATTTGTGGCCGACGCAATGGCTCCTTTTGTCGTCAAGAGCGGCATCAGAGACAAAATCAACCATAGTAAAATCATTATCCCGGGCTATGTCGCACAGCTTTCCGGTGAGTTCCAGGAAGAACTTGGTAGTGACTGGGAAGTAATTATCGGAACCCGTGAAGCGTCAGACCTTCCCGCTTTCTTGAAAGGTCTGTAA
- the cdhC gene encoding CO dehydrogenase/CO-methylating acetyl-CoA synthase complex subunit beta produces the protein MSKLILTAAIRGAHAVVDRVEGKINAAIKKFGADKEVALPNTAYYLPVVYGIGGMKVSTLGDMIPVLTRCRELLPELPTETAWLPYLGPGLDAGMATAFAFDMEEALKYIENCPYLPSKEDPEDTDADIWLGAADDIILRKRGVEFVDGSAPGFAAVVGAAKDVETAVKIAKELQEKSIYVFMAGHNPKTGISFAEQLKEGGVQLGWNTRLVSFGKDTSAAIHALGFATRAALTFGGKAAGDYKGILKYSKDRIFAFVLALDEIDDEKYAAAAGAINWGYPAIADTDIPEILPTGICTYEHVVSNIPQEEIVAKSIEVRGLKINITKIDIPMSYGPAFEGERIKKDAMYVELGGPKSMGFEFAYSKPLDQVEDGKFKVVGPNIKDIEAGGLLPIGIWIELAGRKFQEDFEPILERQCHHLLNGAEGILHIGQRDIVWMRVSKKAVESGFTFEHFGTILHAKMHNEFGAIVDKVQVTIFTNEEDVKQHLDVARKTWTERDNRLADMNDETTETYYSCSLCQSFAPTHVCVVTPERPGLCGAYNWLDCRASYEINEHGPNQPIVKGDVIDARLGKWKGVDEFVRPASGNAFESFAAYSIMVDPMTSCGCFEAIAACLFAANGVMVVDRDYAGETPCGMAFSTLAGSVGGGLQTPGFVGISKFYIGSKKFISAEGGIKRLCWMPKALKESLKEMIDVRAAEAGVPDLYSKIATEENGTDEESIMAFLTEVGHPCMEMDSLMEMM, from the coding sequence ATGTCTAAATTAATCCTTACAGCAGCGATTCGCGGCGCCCATGCCGTGGTGGACCGGGTTGAAGGTAAAATCAATGCCGCGATCAAAAAGTTTGGCGCCGACAAAGAGGTGGCCTTGCCCAACACCGCTTACTACCTGCCCGTTGTTTACGGTATCGGCGGCATGAAGGTTTCAACCCTGGGTGACATGATTCCGGTCCTAACCCGATGTCGTGAATTACTGCCCGAGCTGCCGACGGAAACGGCATGGCTGCCGTATCTCGGCCCAGGCCTCGACGCCGGCATGGCCACGGCCTTTGCTTTCGACATGGAAGAAGCGCTCAAATACATTGAAAACTGCCCATATCTGCCAAGCAAGGAAGATCCTGAAGATACCGACGCGGACATCTGGCTCGGAGCTGCGGATGATATTATTCTGCGGAAACGCGGGGTCGAATTCGTTGACGGTTCCGCTCCCGGCTTTGCCGCCGTCGTCGGAGCCGCCAAAGATGTCGAGACCGCGGTTAAGATTGCTAAAGAATTACAGGAGAAAAGCATTTATGTCTTCATGGCCGGACACAACCCGAAAACCGGCATTTCCTTTGCCGAACAGCTCAAAGAGGGTGGGGTTCAGTTAGGCTGGAACACCCGTCTCGTCAGTTTCGGCAAAGATACCTCGGCGGCGATTCATGCCCTGGGCTTCGCCACCAGAGCAGCGTTGACCTTTGGCGGCAAGGCCGCCGGGGATTACAAAGGCATTCTCAAGTACAGTAAGGATCGCATTTTTGCCTTCGTGCTTGCCCTTGATGAAATCGATGATGAAAAGTACGCCGCCGCCGCCGGAGCCATCAACTGGGGTTACCCGGCAATTGCCGATACCGATATTCCGGAAATCCTGCCGACCGGTATCTGTACCTATGAACATGTGGTATCCAATATTCCGCAGGAAGAAATCGTCGCCAAAAGCATCGAAGTCCGCGGATTGAAGATCAACATCACCAAAATCGATATTCCGATGTCCTACGGTCCAGCCTTTGAGGGCGAGCGCATCAAAAAAGACGCCATGTACGTCGAGCTCGGCGGACCCAAATCCATGGGCTTTGAATTTGCCTACTCCAAACCACTCGACCAGGTCGAGGACGGGAAATTCAAGGTCGTCGGCCCCAACATCAAGGATATCGAAGCCGGCGGCCTGCTGCCTATCGGCATCTGGATTGAGCTGGCGGGACGTAAATTCCAGGAGGACTTCGAACCCATTCTGGAGCGTCAGTGCCATCATTTGCTGAATGGCGCTGAAGGAATTCTGCACATCGGACAGCGCGACATCGTCTGGATGCGGGTTTCCAAAAAGGCCGTCGAATCCGGCTTCACTTTTGAGCATTTTGGTACGATCCTCCATGCCAAGATGCATAACGAGTTCGGTGCCATCGTGGATAAGGTTCAGGTGACGATTTTCACCAACGAAGAAGACGTCAAACAACATCTCGATGTCGCTCGCAAAACCTGGACCGAACGCGACAACCGTCTCGCCGACATGAATGACGAAACCACGGAAACCTATTATTCTTGTTCCCTTTGCCAGTCCTTTGCTCCGACTCACGTCTGCGTCGTCACCCCGGAACGTCCGGGGCTCTGCGGCGCCTACAACTGGCTGGACTGCCGGGCTTCTTATGAGATCAATGAACACGGTCCGAACCAGCCGATTGTCAAAGGCGATGTCATAGACGCCAGACTTGGTAAATGGAAAGGGGTCGATGAATTCGTACGTCCGGCTTCCGGTAACGCTTTTGAATCATTTGCCGCTTATTCAATCATGGTTGATCCGATGACTTCCTGCGGCTGCTTCGAGGCGATTGCCGCCTGTCTTTTCGCCGCGAACGGCGTCATGGTTGTCGACCGCGATTATGCCGGAGAGACACCCTGCGGAATGGCCTTTTCAACCTTGGCGGGTTCGGTCGGTGGAGGCCTGCAAACCCCTGGATTCGTCGGAATTTCCAAGTTCTATATCGGGAGTAAAAAATTTATTTCGGCCGAAGGCGGTATCAAGCGTCTCTGCTGGATGCCGAAAGCCTTAAAAGAATCATTGAAGGAAATGATCGATGTGCGCGCGGCGGAAGCCGGGGTGCCTGATCTTTACAGCAAGATCGCCACCGAGGAAAACGGCACCGATGAAGAAAGCATCATGGCATTCCTGACCGAAGTCGGACATCCTTGCATGGAGATGGATTCTTTGATGGAAATGATGTAA
- a CDS encoding acetyl-CoA decarbonylase/synthase complex subunit delta, with protein MAFSAQTEKYSGKMGTLTFGSGDHALTVGGQAAMPFGTFDGAIPHKPIVAMEVYDVVDPEWAAAVVDPFKDVINDPIAWAKKNVEEYGAAAICLQLAGTDPNGENKNADYAADLVKKMLGAINVPLIVWGSGNVEKDAEVLAKVCQVNEGKNLLVGPAVEANYKKIAAACLGYGHAVVSQSPIDVNMAKQMNILINNLGLPLNKVIMEPSTGALGYGVEYSYSVMERISLAALAQNDEKMQAPIINDLGKECWKAREVKLTEVEEPAFGPDMEKRGVLWEAMTAMDMALSGSNLLIMRNPKAVKLVENCIAELLA; from the coding sequence ATGGCATTTTCAGCACAGACAGAGAAGTATTCCGGGAAAATGGGCACCCTGACCTTTGGCAGCGGTGACCATGCACTCACAGTAGGCGGTCAGGCGGCCATGCCTTTCGGTACCTTTGACGGCGCGATCCCCCATAAACCCATTGTGGCCATGGAAGTCTATGACGTGGTCGATCCCGAATGGGCGGCCGCCGTGGTCGACCCCTTTAAAGACGTAATCAACGACCCGATTGCCTGGGCCAAAAAGAACGTGGAAGAATATGGCGCCGCGGCGATCTGTCTGCAGCTGGCGGGAACCGACCCCAACGGCGAGAATAAAAACGCCGACTACGCCGCGGATCTGGTCAAAAAGATGCTCGGAGCAATCAACGTTCCCCTGATTGTCTGGGGTTCCGGCAACGTTGAAAAAGACGCTGAAGTCCTGGCTAAAGTCTGCCAGGTCAACGAAGGCAAAAACCTCCTGGTCGGGCCCGCCGTCGAGGCTAATTACAAAAAGATCGCCGCGGCCTGTCTCGGCTATGGTCACGCTGTGGTTTCCCAGAGTCCGATCGATGTCAACATGGCCAAGCAGATGAATATTCTCATCAACAATCTCGGCCTGCCCCTGAACAAGGTTATCATGGAGCCTTCGACCGGTGCGCTGGGCTACGGAGTTGAATATTCTTATTCGGTAATGGAGCGCATTTCACTGGCCGCTCTGGCGCAAAATGACGAAAAAATGCAGGCTCCGATCATTAATGACCTGGGCAAGGAATGCTGGAAAGCCCGCGAGGTCAAACTGACTGAAGTCGAAGAACCGGCCTTTGGTCCGGACATGGAAAAACGCGGCGTCCTCTGGGAGGCCATGACGGCCATGGACATGGCTTTGTCCGGATCCAACCTGCTGATCATGCGAAACCCCAAAGCTGTGAAACTGGTGGAAAACTGCATCGCCGAGCTTTTGGCCTAA
- a CDS encoding carbon monoxide dehydrogenase — protein sequence MGKSIAIAGKGGTGKTTLIGLILRWMAEQGMKPILAVDADANANLGEVLDVKIPGTIGELREGMKTEVPTGMTKEAYMEYHIQNLLVETGTFDLLTMGRPEGAGCYCYANSLCTKFIDFMVKDYDYVVIDNEAGMEHLSRLLMKDIDLLLVVSDPSLRGIRTAGRIKELVEELRLRVGGLALIVNRASDGKLVDEAYALINEIGIDLAGVIPDDPLIAEFDREGKATIKLPTDSPASIEINKIMAEIFPY from the coding sequence ATGGGAAAATCCATCGCTATCGCCGGGAAGGGCGGAACCGGAAAAACTACGTTGATCGGCCTCATTCTACGCTGGATGGCGGAACAGGGAATGAAGCCGATCCTGGCGGTTGATGCGGATGCCAACGCCAATCTGGGAGAAGTCCTAGACGTCAAAATTCCCGGCACCATCGGCGAGCTCCGCGAAGGCATGAAAACCGAAGTTCCCACCGGCATGACCAAAGAAGCTTACATGGAATACCATATCCAGAACCTGCTGGTAGAGACCGGCACGTTTGATCTTTTGACCATGGGTCGTCCCGAGGGCGCCGGCTGCTACTGCTACGCCAATTCGTTGTGTACCAAGTTTATCGATTTCATGGTCAAGGATTACGATTATGTGGTGATCGATAATGAAGCCGGCATGGAACACCTGAGTCGCCTTCTGATGAAAGACATTGACCTTTTGCTGGTGGTTTCCGATCCCAGTCTGCGCGGCATCCGCACCGCCGGACGTATTAAGGAACTGGTTGAAGAGCTCAGGCTTCGGGTCGGAGGCCTGGCCCTGATCGTTAACCGGGCCAGTGACGGCAAGCTGGTTGACGAAGCCTACGCATTAATCAATGAAATCGGCATAGATCTGGCCGGAGTCATTCCCGACGATCCTCTGATTGCCGAATTTGATCGCGAAGGCAAGGCCACGATCAAGCTTCCGACGGACTCCCCGGCCAGCATCGAGATCAATAAAATTATGGCCGAAATATTTCCCTATTAA
- a CDS encoding DUF4445 domain-containing protein gives MPEPIHQVTFEPDNQTVDVYRDGENLLRVAIAAGVHINASCGGTGACGKCRVILKKGKAESDTSAKINHADWEKGYRLACLTKVTDDLVIMIPPESRIDHSVLKKNLGQQQHTLMARDINTLVKGVRINPAVFKYYIEMPPPTPDDNLSDLGRLMRELKQIHQLENISTDYFLLRRLGNLLRQAQWQVTATIVYNPKGLKLIDIEAGDTRDKNYSIIIDIGTTTVQGQLLNLNASQQAENRSVVNDLDNELLVASDAKYNSQVRFGEDVISRIVYSQKGTGLQDLHRVIIGDLNEIIDNLISAGGIPKEQISHLVIAANTAMTQFFLEIDPKYLREAPYVPTANFFPPVRAVNLGLKLPEHVHVYTFPAVSSYVGGDIVAGVLGSGIFQRDELTLFMDVGTNGEIVLGNCDWLVCTSCSAGPAFEGGGIKYGMRATVGAIEQIRINPQTFEPMLLTIGKQKPLGICGSGIIEAIAEMLLVGIIEPNGKFRRDLPGNRIREGESGWEFILADAEQSAAGIAEITITEGDIDNIIRTKGAIYAGCRILLDSVGLTFSELDRFIIAGGFGKYINLERAITIGLLPEIELDKFMFAGNGALLGNRLVSVSREMMSEARRVAEMMTNIELANNMKFMDEYVAAQFLPHTDSKAFPKTMKLLR, from the coding sequence ATGCCCGAACCTATCCACCAGGTCACTTTTGAACCCGACAACCAGACCGTCGACGTTTATCGGGACGGTGAAAACCTGCTCCGCGTCGCAATCGCGGCTGGCGTCCATATCAACGCTTCCTGCGGCGGCACCGGAGCCTGCGGCAAATGCAGGGTCATCCTTAAAAAAGGGAAGGCCGAAAGCGATACTTCCGCCAAAATTAACCATGCGGACTGGGAAAAGGGCTATCGCCTGGCCTGCCTGACCAAAGTGACCGACGACCTGGTAATCATGATTCCTCCGGAATCCCGCATTGACCATTCCGTCCTGAAGAAGAATCTCGGACAGCAACAACATACCCTGATGGCCCGGGATATCAACACCCTGGTCAAAGGCGTCAGAATAAACCCCGCCGTATTCAAATATTACATAGAGATGCCGCCTCCGACCCCGGATGACAACCTGAGCGACCTGGGCCGTTTGATGCGAGAACTGAAACAAATTCACCAGCTTGAAAACATTTCAACCGACTATTTTCTTTTACGGCGTCTGGGCAACCTGCTGCGCCAGGCGCAATGGCAGGTTACGGCAACCATCGTCTATAACCCCAAAGGTTTGAAACTGATTGATATCGAAGCAGGCGATACCAGAGATAAAAACTATTCCATCATTATCGATATCGGCACGACTACGGTTCAAGGACAGCTTCTTAATCTTAACGCCTCCCAGCAAGCCGAGAACCGCTCGGTAGTCAATGACCTCGACAACGAGTTACTGGTTGCCAGCGACGCTAAATACAACTCGCAGGTGCGATTCGGCGAGGATGTCATCAGTCGCATCGTTTACTCCCAAAAAGGAACGGGACTGCAGGATCTGCATCGGGTCATTATCGGCGATCTGAATGAAATAATTGACAATCTGATAAGCGCCGGTGGCATCCCCAAGGAACAGATTTCACATCTGGTCATTGCAGCCAATACCGCAATGACCCAGTTTTTTCTGGAAATTGACCCTAAATACCTCCGCGAAGCCCCTTATGTTCCCACCGCCAATTTCTTTCCTCCGGTACGTGCGGTCAACCTCGGCCTGAAGCTGCCTGAGCATGTGCATGTATATACCTTTCCGGCGGTTTCCTCTTATGTCGGCGGGGACATCGTGGCCGGAGTCCTGGGTTCCGGCATTTTTCAGCGCGACGAACTGACCCTGTTTATGGATGTCGGAACCAACGGCGAGATTGTTCTCGGGAACTGCGACTGGCTGGTCTGCACCTCCTGTTCTGCCGGACCCGCATTTGAAGGAGGCGGCATCAAATACGGCATGCGGGCAACGGTTGGCGCGATTGAGCAGATCCGCATCAACCCGCAAACCTTTGAACCGATGCTGCTGACGATCGGCAAACAAAAGCCTTTAGGCATCTGCGGCTCCGGGATTATTGAAGCTATCGCGGAAATGCTGTTGGTCGGGATCATTGAGCCAAACGGCAAGTTCCGACGCGATCTGCCTGGCAATCGCATCCGTGAGGGCGAAAGCGGTTGGGAATTCATTCTTGCCGATGCCGAGCAAAGCGCTGCAGGAATTGCTGAAATCACGATCACCGAAGGGGATATCGATAATATTATTCGAACCAAAGGCGCGATTTACGCCGGTTGCCGGATTCTGCTGGACAGCGTCGGCCTGACCTTTTCTGAACTTGATCGCTTTATTATAGCCGGCGGTTTCGGCAAATATATCAATCTGGAACGAGCGATCACCATCGGGCTGTTACCGGAGATAGAACTCGATAAATTTATGTTTGCCGGCAACGGCGCCCTGCTCGGCAATCGCCTGGTTTCAGTCTCCCGGGAAATGATGAGTGAAGCCCGCCGGGTTGCCGAAATGATGACTAATATCGAACTCGCCAACAACATGAAATTCATGGATGAATATGTCGCGGCCCAATTTCTGCCGCATACTGACAGTAAAGCTTTTCCGAAGACCATGAAACTGCTGCGGTAA
- a CDS encoding formate--tetrahydrofolate ligase — protein MGLDFSVFDAPNLADWQIAALAEEKLMKPITEIADELGLEGEELIPMGKYVAKIDYMKVLERLKDEPDGKYVNVTAITPTPLGEGKTTTSMGLVQGLGLLGKKVVGAIRQPSGGPTFNVKGSAAGGGLAQTIPLTPFSLGLTGDIDNIMNAHNLMMVALTSRMQHEQNNSDAFLASKGLKRLDIDPNRVEVKWIIDFCAQSLRNIVIGLGGRLDGMVMESGFAIAVSSEIMAILAVAKDLADLRARIGKIIVAYSKAGNPVTTEDLDVAGAMTAWMVKALNPNLLQTVEGQPVLVHAGPFANIAIGQSSIIADRIGLKLADYVVTESGFGADIGFEKFWNLKCRFSGLTPNCSVIVATVRALKMHGGGPEVVPGRKLAKEYVEENIDLVRAGCCNLVAHIETVKKAGINPVVCINGFYTDTDAEIAVIKEEAEKAGARCAVSKHWQFGGEGAKELCEAVIAACDEPTNFKLLYEDSTPLKKRIELLATEVYGADGASFTDEALKKIKMIENDPELSKLGTCMVKTHLSLSHDPTLKGRPKGFILPIRDVLIYQGAGFCVPLAGTIKLMPGTASDPAYRRIDVDTKTGQVKGLF, from the coding sequence ATGGGATTAGATTTCAGCGTATTTGACGCGCCCAATCTGGCCGACTGGCAGATTGCCGCATTGGCCGAAGAAAAGTTAATGAAACCGATCACCGAGATCGCAGACGAGCTAGGCCTTGAAGGCGAAGAACTCATTCCGATGGGCAAGTATGTTGCCAAAATCGATTACATGAAGGTTCTCGAACGCCTTAAAGATGAGCCCGACGGCAAATACGTCAATGTTACGGCGATCACCCCAACCCCGTTGGGAGAAGGTAAGACCACGACCAGCATGGGTTTGGTCCAAGGACTTGGCCTACTCGGCAAAAAGGTCGTCGGCGCCATCCGTCAGCCCTCCGGTGGACCGACCTTCAATGTTAAGGGTTCCGCCGCCGGCGGCGGCTTGGCCCAGACCATTCCGCTGACCCCATTCTCCCTCGGCCTGACCGGCGACATCGACAACATCATGAACGCTCACAACCTGATGATGGTGGCGCTGACCTCACGCATGCAGCACGAGCAGAACAACAGTGACGCTTTCCTGGCCAGCAAAGGGCTCAAGCGTCTCGACATCGACCCCAATCGGGTTGAAGTAAAATGGATCATCGATTTCTGTGCTCAGTCCCTGCGTAACATCGTCATCGGCCTCGGTGGCCGCCTTGACGGCATGGTCATGGAATCCGGCTTCGCCATCGCCGTTTCTTCAGAAATCATGGCGATCCTGGCCGTGGCCAAGGATCTTGCCGACCTGCGCGCCCGCATCGGCAAAATCATTGTCGCCTACAGCAAGGCCGGCAACCCGGTAACCACCGAGGATCTGGACGTCGCCGGTGCGATGACCGCTTGGATGGTCAAGGCCCTCAACCCCAACCTGCTGCAGACAGTTGAAGGCCAGCCGGTGCTGGTTCATGCCGGACCTTTCGCCAATATCGCCATCGGCCAGTCCTCCATTATCGCCGACCGGATCGGCCTCAAGCTGGCCGACTACGTGGTTACCGAATCAGGTTTCGGAGCCGACATCGGCTTCGAAAAGTTCTGGAATCTGAAGTGCCGTTTCTCCGGTTTGACCCCGAACTGTTCGGTCATCGTGGCCACGGTTCGCGCCCTCAAAATGCACGGCGGCGGTCCCGAAGTCGTGCCCGGCCGCAAACTGGCCAAGGAATATGTTGAAGAAAATATCGACCTGGTCAGAGCCGGCTGCTGCAATCTCGTGGCTCATATCGAAACCGTCAAGAAGGCCGGCATTAATCCGGTTGTCTGCATTAACGGTTTTTATACCGATACCGACGCCGAAATCGCGGTAATCAAGGAAGAGGCCGAGAAAGCCGGTGCTCGCTGTGCGGTTTCCAAACATTGGCAGTTCGGTGGCGAAGGCGCCAAAGAGCTTTGCGAAGCGGTAATTGCTGCCTGTGATGAGCCGACCAACTTCAAACTTCTTTACGAAGACAGCACGCCACTAAAGAAACGCATTGAATTACTGGCCACCGAAGTCTACGGGGCCGACGGTGCGTCCTTCACGGATGAAGCACTCAAGAAGATCAAAATGATTGAAAATGATCCTGAGCTTTCCAAACTTGGAACCTGCATGGTCAAGACCCACCTTTCATTATCTCATGATCCGACTCTGAAAGGCCGCCCGAAAGGTTTCATTCTTCCGATTCGCGACGTCCTTATCTACCAGGGTGCAGGTTTCTGCGTACCTCTGGCCGGAACCATCAAATTGATGCCGGGAACGGCTTCCGATCCTGCCTACCGTCGGATAGATGTAGACACCAAGACCGGTCAGGTAAAGGGATTGTTCTAG